In Raphanus sativus cultivar WK10039 chromosome 5, ASM80110v3, whole genome shotgun sequence, the following proteins share a genomic window:
- the LOC108856788 gene encoding cinnamyl alcohol dehydrogenase 4 gives MGSVEVGEKKALGWAARDPSGFLSPYSYTLRSTGPADVYIKVICCGICHTDIHQIKNDLGMSNYPMVPGHEVVGEVVEVGSDVSKFTVGDVVGVGVIVGCCGSCNPCSSDLEQYCNKRIWSYNDVYTDGKPTQGGFADTMIVNQKFVVKIPEGMPVEQAAPLLCAGVTVYSPLSHFGLMSSGLKGGILGLGGVGHMGVKIAKAMGHHVTVISSSEKKREEAMDHLGADDYVVSSDQAEMQRIADSLDYIIDTVPVFHPLEPYLACLKLDGKLILMGVINTPLQFLTPLIILGRKVISGSFIGSIKETEEVLAFCKEKGLTSTIEVVKMGELNTAFERLHKNDVRYRFVVDVAGSNLVEEAATATK, from the exons ATGGGAAGTGTAGAAGTTGGAGAAAAGAAAGCTTTGGGATGGGCTGCAAGAGATCCTTCTGGTTTTCTCTCTCCTTACTCCTACACTCTGAG GAGCACGGGGCCAGCTGATGTGTATATAAAGGTTATATGCTGTGGAATCTGCCATACTGATATTCACCAGATTAAAAATGATCTTGGAATGTCCAACTATCCTATGGTTCCTGG ACACGAGGTGGTAGGTGAAGTGGTTGAAGTGGGATCAGATGTGAGCAAGTTCACCGTAGGTGATGTGGTCGGAGTCGGCGTCATCGTCGGCTGCTGCGGTAGCTGCAACCCCTGCAGCTCAGATCTTGAACAGTACTGTAACAAGAGGATCTGGAGTTACAACGATGTGTATACCGACGGCAAACCAACTCAAGGTGGCTTCGCAGACACTATGATCGTCAATCAGAA GTTTGTCGTGAAGATTCCCGAAGGTATGCCAGTGGAACAGGCTGCCCCGCTGCTCTGCGCCGGAGTAACTGTGTACAGCCCGTTGAGCCACTTCGGTCTAATGTCAAGCGGGCTCAAAGGAGGGATCCTAGGGCTAGGAGGAGTAGGGCACATGGGTGTGAAGATAGCTAAAGCAATGGGACATCACGTGACAGTGATAAGCTCGtcagagaagaaaagagaagaagcaatGGATCATCTAGGAGCTGACGACTACGTAGTGAGTTCTGATCAAGCAGAGATGCAAAGAATCGCAGATTCTCTTGACTATATCATCGATACCGTACCGGTGTTTCACCCACTGGAGCCTTACTTGGCTTGTCTTAAACTCGACGGGAAGTTGATTCTCATGGGTGTTATTAACACTCCTCTTCAGTTCCTCACCCCTCTCATCATTCTTG GGAGGAAAGTGATATCAGGAAGCTTTATTGGGAGCATTAAAGAGACAGAAGAAGTGTTGGCTTTCTGCAAAGAGAAAGGTCTTACGTCGACAATTGAAGTGGTGAAGATGGGTGAGCTCAACACTGCTTTTGAGAGGCTTCACAAGAACGATGTGCGTTACAGATTTGTGGTTGATGTTGCCGGGAGCAATCTGGTCGAGGAGGCTGCAACAGCTACAAAATGA